ATTCATTACCGCGCGCTCCTCCGCAAACCCGAACCCAAAGAAGCGGAACAACACTATCATGCCATTGAGGATATGCTTCCTGCCATGAAAAACCTTACCATCGTCAATCTGGTCCTGGGATTTACAGCAATCCTGGTCATCGAAATGGGCCTCTACAGCATTTAACTTGTTTAAAATCATTTCCAACGAGCGGTGGCCTTTCATACGAAAGGGCCTGGTGTGACCTGAACGGAGACTTCGGCGAAGTTTGCTTATCCCACCCTAATGTAAAAATCCAGAGATGAGGATAACTTCGCCGGCGTCGGAGAGACGGTCATTCCAGACCCTTGAGAACCGTCGAGCAGCCGATTAAAGTTTAAAGGAGTTTTGCCTGGATTTCTCCGGCGGTTTCTTTAAGCAGATTTTTTTTCAGGCCAAACAAAGAGTAAGCCATTTCCGTTGCCTGCCTTCCCCTCGGGGTCCGGTCGATAAATCCATTTTGAATCAGGTAGGGCTCGTAGACATCTTCAAGGGTCTCTTTTTCTTCATTCATGGCGGCGGCCAGCGTATCCACACCCACCGGACCTCCCCCGAACTTCTCAATAACCGTTCTGAGGAGTTTTCGGTCCATCGCATCAAGCCCCAGGGAGTCTATTTCAAGAAGGGCTAAACCCTCTTTGGCAACGTCAAGGGTAATCGCTCCTTCCGCCCTGATTTCGGCGAAATCCCTGACCCGGCGCAGAAGACGATTCGCAATTCTCGGCGTTCCTCTTGACCTGCCCGCGATTTCAAAAGAACCTTTTTCATCAATGGAAACATTTAAAATGGAGGCAGAGCGTTTAACAATGGTGGCCAACTCCTTTGGGGTGTAAAAATCAAGCCGTTGGACGACGCCAAAACGGTCGCGAAGGGGGGAAGTAATCAGACCCGCCCGGGTCGTAGCCCCCACGAGCGTAAATTTTGGGAGGTCAATTTTAATCGTTCTCGCCGACGGCCCCTGACCAATAATGAGATCGAGTTGAAAATCTTCCATCGCGGGGTAAAGAATCTCTTCGACAGAGGGCGTGAGACGGTGAATTTCATCGATAAAGAAAACATCTTTATCCGTCAAATTACTGAGAATAGCCGCCAGATCGCCTTGATGCTCGATGGCGGGGCCGGAGGTCGCCTTAATATTGACCCCCATCTCCCTGGCTATAATATA
The window above is part of the Nitrospirota bacterium genome. Proteins encoded here:
- the ruvB gene encoding Holliday junction branch migration DNA helicase RuvB, which encodes MDSGIFQPEQNEEESKIEQNLRPQSLSQYVGQDRIKETLKIYIEAAKKRGEVLDHVIFYGPPGLGKTTLAYIIAREMGVNIKATSGPAIEHQGDLAAILSNLTDKDVFFIDEIHRLTPSVEEILYPAMEDFQLDLIIGQGPSARTIKIDLPKFTLVGATTRAGLITSPLRDRFGVVQRLDFYTPKELATIVKRSASILNVSIDEKGSFEIAGRSRGTPRIANRLLRRVRDFAEIRAEGAITLDVAKEGLALLEIDSLGLDAMDRKLLRTVIEKFGGGPVGVDTLAAAMNEEKETLEDVYEPYLIQNGFIDRTPRGRQATEMAYSLFGLKKNLLKETAGEIQAKLL